In Zingiber officinale cultivar Zhangliang chromosome 8B, Zo_v1.1, whole genome shotgun sequence, a single genomic region encodes these proteins:
- the LOC122015065 gene encoding chromatin modification-related protein EAF1 B-like isoform X1: protein MGGVVECAFGVDTKLSPGRAEIERAQAELQHEFEIQEARRRELEFLEKGGNPLDFKFGHGASASVQSTSFTDQHAEPYVTSEAKGSFTLDASPHGDSVESSGKPGGSMSRETNIGDNLLLFKWENIKVHGERYAKHRGKRGSVALLEQSSQVGVNHNMKETDDSVIFRPGANGQAYARRNRSRTTRDSGNLSLTDSASRHGNKASVASSNAPTPKDIKAQDSSFSSISSAKEENQNCIINVLVADDQVDIPLDMEKNNNTSTNMTVDEMPEEVKEIKITEIRQLGDSCIKHSSIPEKAFKETSSQSFAIIGKDGLLPVSLPSTPLDSKDSCDVGKLNGYDETKPSFNEDDIKIKNFAEGPTSKNLHSDTRDKNTNANGAVNSEHPDDDQSLMLRSTNGRSGGDVREQITAEQSLLDTSTLKENNEAFNSDASINANNKSRPLHQDLSDLVVWMKDSVSDGKTVIVSEVTPATNSEPEKLNDEIICESEIKVDNSLSQPSSIQKAGTCLLLSSASEYAKVIHNNKGSLLITVLQTSTADQKKAHEDAILKEAQLIEARLKKAGELSVSSMYLEKHHKCHWDFVLEEMAWMANDFMQERLWKTTVASRISRLIASCGQAKFRQENLMCKQKSTARSLAKSVINFWHTAKLICNDKTTNGKEFKSDSIRASDANEAKVKREQVQDSVMDYAVRFLKHNGDTSCHSTLVEAPTTPDCQNGPGILVIPSEGKLFEEFFFYEVPHGAMQAYREAMETQWMHYKQLANSVHQEECETSLCNSIAGEHGEDAYEEEEGETGTYLLPVKFEGGLSSRLAHKNRKHTRQKSSAMRHNGDGAYFSYEPCSERKSGNQPFISTGKRNSSTFHVGSFPTKRVRTASRQRFVSPYPSGALVPLQMTSKTDASSEDTSSFLDDQSSLHGGPMARKNMGVETIADFDRQLPFDGEISSKSKKKKKKPKHLGYKNSLNMGEPGLLVLPEKHGSIRSSYEQRLQTDSTIQREQNSKRRMESQNFDSNVNTVFGQHAAKKPKVLKQMIEGSPDGLIPFAGSLPSPVASQMSNMSNSNKLLKIIASRDRARKCTTLKMAAGQSGPGSPWSNFEDQALVVLVHDLGPNWELVSDAMNSTLQFKCIFRKPKECKERHKFLMDKSAGDGADSAEDSGSSQPYPSTLPGIPKGSARQLFQRLQGPREEDILKTHFEKIISHRQKLSSCSRQIGNQEPKQITTAHSSHVVALSQVCPNNWNGGILTPLDFCESMSSSPDVYSLAYQGPHTGSLAVPSHQGPVTSALATSSSTMLQGSTGLVLSSSLPLTSGPLNPSSREPQRFGVPRPSAVSVDDPQRMQQYSQMIPGRNHQQPNVLPGTLPMGADRGVRMLPVPGGMGLMSGRGIPMPRPTFQGISSPAMLNMVTSGNMVSSGSHGIQNPVNVHPSAVSSQGNSTMRPRDPLQMIRPGQSPDEHRQMMMQEMQMQSSQTNGQPVSPFNGISASFPNATTVPASAQTFPVQQHQQPHQMMQQQPHILGNSHPHIQGTNHSSSHQQAYAMRAAKERQLHQRMIPQLQRHISGPNVVPPTQTNAQVQSQSPSSSPVLPVSSQGQQKQQNISRNPSSGMSNQINQRQRQQLQQNQPRQQQQQQQQRQPSQQQAKLMKGLGRGGMLINHNLSADSSQVSGFSTASKNQLSDKNILQQSQGFFPASSGLNPTSNQPGNQANIYLHPLPQSTKQPSPVSDTSNQGSTQNSPRHSMLMPQQAPVPSVSLVKQQQSQHRYLNQSQPGIQRISVQQNRHINSDRTTHASTDQDSVAQVVTSASIAQCADSTSAVVSSSTQWNPEPLYDEDAPNPTRYVVSSAQETVMASDTLVPSSSQGLSHQLSGDMSVHGNINGGQWQQQQQLQQQQLKHQSQQQHEQQLSRNSDLGAG from the exons ATGGGAGGCGTTGTAGAGTGTGCATTTGGTGTAGACACCAAACTCTCACCAGGTCGTGCAGAAATTGAGAGGGCTCAGGCTGAGCTACA ACACGAATTTGAGATTCAGGAAGCGCGAAGAAGGGAGCTGGAATTTCTTGAGAAA GGTGGAAATCCCTTGGATTTTAAATTTGGTCATGGAGCTTCTGCCAGTGTACAATCTACTTCTTTTACAGATCAACATGCTGAGCCATATGTAACCAG TGAAGCTAAAGGTAGCTTCACATTGGATGCTTCACCACATGGAGATTCAGTTGAAAGCAGTGGGAAACCTGGTGGTTCCATGAGTCGTGAAACTAATATTGGAGATAATTTGTTGCTTTTTAAATGGGAAAACATCAAAGTTCATGGAGAGAGATATGCGAAACATAGAGGTAAAAGAGGTAGTGTTGCTCTGTTGGAACAATCATCTCAAGTTGGTGTAAATCACAATATGAAAGAAACAGATGACTCTGTTATCTTTCGCCCTGGGGCTAATGGACAAGCATATGCACGGCGTAATAGATCGAGAACAACTCGTGATTCTGGTAATCTAAGTTTGACTGATTCTGCTTCCCGTCATGGCAACAAAGCTTCTGTTGCATCGTCGAATGCGCCTACTCCTAAGGATATAAAAGCCCAAGATAGTTCTTTCTCATCCATTTCAAGCgcaaaggaagaaaatcaaaattgcATTATTAATGTTTTAGTGGCAGATGATCAAGTGGATATCCCTTTAGATATGGAGAAGAATAATAACACAAGCACTAACATGACTGTAGACGAAATGCCTGAGGAAGTGAAAGAAATCAAGATTACTGAAATTAGGCAGTTAGGTGACTCCTGTATTAAACATTCATCTATTCCTGAAAAAGCTTTTAAAGAAACCTCCTCTCAGTCTTTTGCTATTATAGGAAAGGATGGTCTTCTTCCAGTTAGTTTGCCTTCTACCCCATTGGACTCTAAGGACTCGTGTGATGTTGGAAAACTCAATGGATATGATGAAACTAAGCCCAGTTTCAATGAGGATGAtataaaaattaagaattttGCTGAAGGCCCAACTAGCAAAAACTTACATTCAGATACTAGGGACAAAAATACTAATGCAAATGGTGCTGTTAACAGTGAACATCCTGATGATGATCAGTCCTTGATGCTAAGGTCCACAAATGGTAGATCAGGTGGAGATGTTAGGGAGCAGATAACCGCTGAACAGTCTCTGCTAGATACCAGCACTTTGAAAGAAAACAACGAGGCATTCAATTCTGATGCCTCCATTAATGCTAATAACAAATCTAGGCCACTTCATCAAGACCTTAGTGACTTAGTTGTCTGGATGAAAGATAGTGTTTCTGATGGTAAAACTGTGATTGTAAGTGAAGTCACTCCTGCTACCAACTCAGAACCTGAGAAACTGAATGATGAAATCATATGTGAGTCAGAAATAAAAGTGGATAATTCTTTAAGTCAACCAAGTTCTATTCAAAAAGCAGGTACATGCTTGTTACTTTCCTCTGCTTCTGAATATGCAAAGGTCATCCACAACAACAAAGGCTCCTTGTTGATCACTGTCCTTCAAACTTCCACTGCAGATCAAAAAAAGGCACATGAAGATGCTATACTAAAAGAAGCACAATTAATAGAG GCAAGGCTTAAAAAGGCTGGAGAACTATCCGTTAGTAGTATGTATCTTGAGAAGCATCATAAATGTCACTGGGATTTTGTGCTTGAAGAAATGGCATGGATGGCAAATGATTTTATGCAG GAGCGATTATGGAAGACTACAGTTGCTTCTCGAATTTCTAGATTAATTGCTTCTTGTGGTCAAGCGAAGTTCAGACAGGAAAACTTAATGTGCAAGCAAAAAAGTACTGCTAGAAGTTTGGCTAAGTCTGTTATCAATTTTTGGCATACAGCTAAGCTTATTTGTAATGACAAGACAACTAATGGAAAAGAGTTCAAATCAGATAGTATTAGGGCATCAGATGCCAACGAGGCTAAAGTGAAGAGAGAGCAG GTTCAAGATTCTGTCATGGATTATGCAGTTAGGTTCCTGAAACATAATGGCGACACATCATGTCACTCTACCTTGGTAGAAGCACCTACAACTCCTGACTGCCAAAATGGTCCAGGCATTTTGGTAATACCTTCAGAAGGCAAACTTTTTGAA gaattttttttcTATGAAGTTCCTCACGGTGCGATGCAAGCATACAGAGAAGCCATGGAAACCCAATGGATGCATTACAAA CAACTTGCTAATTCTGTGCATCAGGAAGAGTGTGAGACATCTCTTTGTAATTCAATTGCAG GTGAACATGGAGAGGATGCATATGAAGAAGAGGAAGGTGAAACTGGCACTTATCTTCTGCCTGTAAAATTTGAAGGTGGCCTGTCATCAAGGCTTGCTCACAAGAACAGAAAGCATACGAGGCAAAAATCCAGTGCCATGAGACATAATGGAGATGGTGCTTATTTTTCTTATGAACCTTGCTCAGAACGCAAATCGGGAAATCAACCTTTTATATCGACCGGGAAAAGAAATTCAAGTACCTTTCATGTGGGTTCATTTCCAACAAAACGTGTGAGGACAGCTAGTAGACAGCGATTTGTCAGTCCTTATCCTTCTGGAGCTCTTGTGCCATTGCAAATGACTAGTAAAACTGATGCATCAAGTGAAGACACAAGTTCTTTCCTAGATGATCAGAGTTCATTACATGGTGGACCTATGGCCAGGAAAAACATGGGAGTTGAAACTATTGCAGACTTTGACAGGCAGTTGCCATTTGATGGTGAAAtttcatcaaaatctaagaaaaagaagaagaaaccgAAGCATTTAGGATATAAGAATTCGCTAAATATGGGTGAACCTGGTCTTTTGGTTCTTCCTGAAAAG CATGGTTCAATTCGGTCGTCATATGAGCAAAGGTTGCAAACTGACTCTACAATTCAGCGTGAACAG AATTCTAAAAGGAGAATGGAATCTCAAAATTTTGATTCAAATGTAAACACAG TTTTTGGGCAACATGCTGCCAAGAAGCCCAAAGTATTGAAGCAAATGATTGAGGGATCTCCTGATGGCCTTATCCCTTTTGCTGGGTCATTGCCTTCACCGGTAGCTTCCCAGATGAGTAATATGTCCAACTCAaataagcttctcaaaatcatagCTAGCAGGGATCGTGCCAGAAAGTGTACCACATTAAAG ATGGCTGCTGGACAATCTGGACCTGGAAGTCCATGGTCAAATTTTGAGGATCAG GCACTTGTTGTCCTTGTCCATGATTTGGGTCCAAATTGGGAGCTAGTCAGTGATGCAATGAACAGCACGCTCCAGTTCAAG TGTATATTCCGGAAACCCAAAGAATGCAAAGAACGACACAAATTTTTGATGGACAAAAGTGCAGGTGATGGAGCTGATTCTGCAGAAGATTCTGGCTCATCACAACCTTATCCATCCACTCTGCCAGGCATTCCAAAG GGAAGTGCACGGCAATTGTTTCAGCGTCTTCAGGGACCAAGGGAAGAGGATATATTGAAGACACATTTTGAGAAGATTATTTCACATAGGCAGAAGCTTTCTTCCTGTAGTCGCCAG ATTGGTAATCAGGAACCAAAACAAATTACAACAGCTCATAGTTCTCATGTAGTTGCTCTTTCCCAAGTATGCCCAAACAACTGGAATGGAGGGATCTTGAC GCCACTTGATTTCTGTGAATCAATGTCTTCAAGCCCAGATGTCTATTCACTTGCATATCAGGGGCCTCACACTGGTAGCTTAGCAGTCCCAAGCCATCAGGGTCCTGTTACTTCTGCCCTTGCCACATCGAGTTCTACAATGTTACAAGGGTCTACTGGTCTTGTCCTAAGTAGTAGCTTACCTTTAACATCTGGTCCGTTGAATCCCTCTTCTAG GGAACCCCAGAGGTTTGGTGTGCCAAGACCATCTGCAGTTTCTGTTGATGATCCACAAAGAATGCAGCAATATAGCCAAATGATTCCAGGAAGAAATCATCAGCAACCGAATGTGTTACCTGGGACTTTACCAATGGGAGCTGACCGTGGTGTTCGAATGTTGCCTGTTCCTGGTGGTATGGGGCTGATGTCTGGGAGAGGAATTCCAATGCCAAGGccaacatttcaaggaataagtTCCCCTGCCATGTTGAACATGGTCACGAGTGGAAACATGGTTTCAAGTGGTTCACATGGAATTCAAAACCCAGTCAATGTTCATCCAAGTGCTGTATCTAGCCAAGGAAACTCAACGATGCGGCCACGGGATCCCTTGCAAATGATACGG CCCGGTCAAAGTCCTGATGAACACAGACAGATGATGATGCAAGAAATGCAGATGCAATCCTCACAGACAAATGGGCAGCCTGTATCTCCTTTCAATGGTATTAGTGCCTCCTTCCCTAATGCAACGACAGTTCCTGCATCAGCTCAAACATTTCCAGTTCAGCAACACCAACAACCTCATCAAATGATGCAGCAACAACCCCACATACTTGGTAACTCTCACCCTCACATCCAAGGCACAAACCATTCAAGCTCTCATCAACAGGCATATGCCATGCGAGCTGCGAAAGAAAGGCAACTGCATCAACGGATGATACCTCAACTGCAACGTCACATCTCTGGACCAAATGTAGTACCGCCTACTCAAACTAATGCGCAAGTCCAATCTCAGTCACCGTCATCTTCTCCTGTGCTTCCAGTCTCTTCACAAGGTCAACAGAAACAGCAAAACATATCAAGGAACCCATCATCTGGAATGTCAAATCAGATAAACCAAAGGCAAAGGCAACAGCTTCAACAAAATCAGCCaagacaacaacaacaacaacaacagcaaagACAACCCTCACAACAGCAGGCCAAACTTATGAAAGGGCTAGGCAGAGGAGGCATGTTAATTAACCATAACTTATCAGCGGATTCCTCTCAAGTAAGTGGCTTTTCAACAGCTTCAAAGAATcaactttctgataaaaacatCTTGCAACAAAGCCAAGGTTTTTTCCCTGCTAGCTCAGGTCTGAACCCAACTTCGAACCAACCTGGAAATCAAGCAAATATCTACCTTCATCCACTTCCACAATCTACAAAGCAACCATCACCAGTTTCTGATACAAGCAATCAGGGCTCAACTCAAAATTCACCCAGACATAGCATGTTAATGCCTCAGCAAGCTCCTGTCCCATCTGTTTCTCTAGTTAAACAACAACAGTCTCAGCATCGCTACTTGAATCAATCTCAACCTGGCATTCAGAGAATATCAGTTCAGCAAAATCGTCACATCAACTCTGATAGGACGACACATGCATCAACTGATCAGGATTCAGTTGCTCAGGTGGTTACAAGTGCATCAATTGCTCAGTGTGCTGATTCAACTTCTGCTGTGGTTTCATCATCAACTCAGTGGAATCCAGAGCCATTATACGATGAGGATGCACCTAATCCAACAAGGTATGTGGTTAGCTCAGCACAGGAAACTGTTATGGCGAGTGACACTTTAGTACCTTCTTCAAGTCAGGGTTTATCACATCAATTATCTGGAGATATGTCAGTGCATGGTAATATCAATGGGGGACAGTGGCAGCAGCAACAGCAGTTGCAGCAGCAACAACTAAAACATCAATCTCAGCAGCAGCATGAGCAACAGCTTTCTCGGAATTCAGATTTGGGAGCTGGGTGA